In Janthinobacterium agaricidamnosum NBRC 102515 = DSM 9628, the DNA window GACGCCGCACAGACGCATGACGAGCGCTGCACGGTCAGCACCACCGTCAGCGGGAATTTCCCCGGCAGTCCCTTGCAAATGGCGTTTGCCTTCACGCTGGCCGGCGACGGCATCGCCATGCTGGAGATCACGGCATGAATGGCATGCATAACACCATCGGCGCTGCCGACTTCGAGGATAAACGTGTCCTGATCACCGGCGGCACCAAGGGCATGGGCGCCGCGACGCTGAAGCTGATGCTGGAGCGCGGCGCCAGCATCGTCACCACGGCGCGCAACGCAGTCGATGACTTGCCGCAAGGCGTGCACTTCATCGCCGCCGATATCGGCACCCGGGCCGGCATCGACAGCGTGATCCGCGAGACCAATACCAGGCTGGGCGGCATCGACATCCTGATCAACAACGTCGGCGGCTCGACCAGCTCCGGCGGCGGTGCGCTGGCGCTGACCGACGCCATATGGGAAGACGCGCTGCAAGGCAACCTGCTGACGGCGGTACGGCTGGACCGCGCCTTCCTGCCGGGAATGGTCGAGCGCCAATACGGCGTCATCATCCATATCGCCTCGATCCAGCGCAGCCTG includes these proteins:
- a CDS encoding SDR family oxidoreductase, coding for MNGMHNTIGAADFEDKRVLITGGTKGMGAATLKLMLERGASIVTTARNAVDDLPQGVHFIAADIGTRAGIDSVIRETNTRLGGIDILINNVGGSTSSGGGALALTDAIWEDALQGNLLTAVRLDRAFLPGMVERQYGVIIHIASIQRSLPLYDSTLAYAAAKAALVNYSKGLSKEFGPKGIRVNSVSPGFIETTAAQAMIRRWAQHDGITEEQALQKLMAVLGGIPIGRPGKPEEVAELVAFLASDRAASIHGADYVIDGGTIPTV